A window of Helicobacter ganmani contains these coding sequences:
- a CDS encoding SMR family transporter, with amino-acid sequence MGFALVILAAILDIVANLFLKKSNAFRHKGYAIGCILMVWAAFTALSFALRDLPLSVAYSTWGAVGIIGTVAGGYVFFKERIGIIGYIGIAIVLCAVILLHMEP; translated from the coding sequence ATGGGTTTTGCTCTAGTTATTCTTGCCGCAATTTTAGATATTGTGGCAAATTTATTTCTCAAAAAATCTAATGCTTTTAGGCACAAAGGCTATGCGATTGGTTGCATTTTAATGGTGTGGGCAGCTTTCACGGCACTTTCGTTTGCATTACGGGATTTACCGCTTAGCGTTGCTTATTCTACTTGGGGCGCAGTGGGAATTATTGGCACAGTAGCGGGCGGCTATGTGTTTTTCAAGGAGAGAATCGGGATAATAGGCTATATAGGCATTGCAATCGTCTTATGCGCGGTTATTTTGCTGCATATGGAACCCTGA
- a CDS encoding DMT family transporter: MSLKTAYILLVFAILTEVLAVNLMKASEGEIFGYVCMFALLVVSYYFMALSLKRLSISVAYAIWEVLGAVCVVAISIFYFGEELLWTQKAGIVLSFCGIALINYAELKAQKRGKPLVQLPNNVDSKL; encoded by the coding sequence ATGAGTCTAAAAACCGCTTATATTCTGCTTGTGTTTGCAATTCTTACTGAAGTGCTTGCAGTCAATCTTATGAAAGCTAGCGAGGGAGAGATATTTGGCTATGTATGTATGTTTGCATTGCTTGTAGTCTCTTACTACTTTATGGCACTTTCGCTCAAGAGACTTTCTATTAGCGTGGCTTATGCAATTTGGGAAGTTCTTGGAGCGGTTTGTGTAGTGGCAATTAGTATTTTTTATTTCGGTGAAGAGTTGCTATGGACACAAAAGGCAGGCATTGTCTTAAGCTTTTGCGGAATCGCACTGATTAACTATGCCGAGTTAAAGGCACAAAAACGAGGCAAACCTCTAGTGCAATTACCCAACAATGTGGATTCTAAGCTATAA
- a CDS encoding DMT family transporter produces the protein MKKKLYVGANMAWFLVIIAGIIECFWASGLKYAQSMWAYNIVALGIILSFVLNLVACRVLEASTVYAVFVGIGTAGIVSSEILIFDEPFSFTKVILIFLLLCAVIGLKLSSKSIRAQDSRISQSLGSEIGLDDVVKEK, from the coding sequence ATGAAAAAAAAATTATATGTAGGCGCCAATATGGCTTGGTTTTTGGTGATTATAGCGGGAATTATTGAGTGTTTTTGGGCAAGTGGGCTAAAATATGCACAAAGTATGTGGGCGTATAACATAGTTGCACTAGGAATCATTCTTTCGTTTGTGTTAAATCTTGTTGCCTGTCGCGTGCTTGAAGCAAGCACAGTCTATGCAGTATTTGTCGGTATTGGCACAGCAGGAATTGTATCAAGTGAAATCCTCATCTTTGACGAACCATTTTCATTTACCAAAGTCATTTTAATTTTTTTATTGCTTTGTGCAGTCATTGGGTTAAAATTAAGCTCTAAAAGCATCAGAGCGCAGGATTCACGTATCTCCCAATCATTAGGCAGTGAAATTGGCTTGGACGATGTGGTGAAAGAGAAATAG